Proteins from a single region of Eremothecium gossypii ATCC 10895 chromosome VI, complete sequence:
- the ADD66 gene encoding Add66p (Syntenic homolog of Saccharomyces cerevisiae YKL206C (ADD66)), with product MSHLTGAERSRDSWWPHGRQESMATLVLPLVSAGNVPQLCADVLLHSTPGEFRFVRELDGQWLHPFVGPLDYVEGQESLLYRDAPGKRVTTPLELFYCEQRQLYLVQQRSPVVQGYENEFCKEVLLPLLEELAPQRVVVLDSVGEFETEVPVHTETMESRFSVATCNVTSISDVAKEFAEGLQLDEQNDLSVNSTLFSFRQGSFQRGISTEQFIFKFSYHLLHSPLARSADFAELSYVSIFIHEGDNNEDALLLCTELPTFVEVFPRLETLRTPISWKGVYGSRRIPDGYDEGLYI from the coding sequence ATGTCCCATTTAACGGGCGCGGAACGCTCCCGTGACAGCTGGTGGCCACACGGGAGACAGGAAAGCATGGCCACGCTAGTGCTACCGCTGGTGTCTGCGGGCAACGTGCCGCAGCTGTGCGCCgacgtgctgctgcactCGACGCCGGGTGAGTTCCGCTTCGTGCGGGAGCTGGACGGGCAGTGGCTACATCCGTTCGTGGGCCCTCTGGACTACGTGGAGGGCCAGGAGAGCCTGCTGTACCGCGACGCGCCGGGGAAACGCGTGACGACGCCGCTGGAGCTGTTCTACTgcgagcagcggcagctgtacttggtgcagcagcggtCGCCGGTGGTCCAGGGGTACGAGAACGAGTTCTGCAAGGaggtgctgctgccgctgctggaggagctggcgccgcagcgcgtGGTGGTGTTGGACTCGGTGGGGGAGTTCGAGACCGAGGTGCCGGTGCACACGGAGACGATGGAGTCGCGGTTCTCGGTTGCCACATGCAATGTGACGTCGATCAGCGACGTTGCCAAGGAGTTCGCGGAGGGgctgcagctggacgagcAGAACGACCTGTCAGTCAACAGCACGCTGTTCAGCTTCAGGCAGGGGAGCTTCCAGCGGGGCATCTCGACGGAGCAGTTCATCTTCAAGTTCAGCTACCACCTGCTGCACTCGCCGCTGGCAAGATCTGCGGATTTCGCGGAGCTGTCATATGTAAGCATATTCATCCACGAGGGAGACAACAACGAGgatgcgctgctgctgtgcaCGGAGCTGCCGACGTTTGTGGAGGTCTTCCCCCGCCTGGAGACGCTGCGCACGCCAATCTCGTGGAAGGGCGTGTACGGGTCAAGAAGGATTCCAGATGGATACGATGAGGGCCTATATATTTAA
- the LOS1 gene encoding Ran GTPase-binding protein LOS1 (Syntenic homolog of Saccharomyces cerevisiae YKL205W (LOS1)), with translation MSQQLQQAVEIAYSSTAEPALKKQALEYVQNVKAGAGAAEVFVGYLGDAGTSDVGRFVALQALSELAGEGGPARLAFLKDSAMRALRGETGGVWGAPEYVRNKTAEWVSRLFYAMYGEVNGNMWNSFFEDVAQATGVAGLRGSAAVEYNAAGLDAFLRVCAAINSEIGDQTFVRSKDAQVKNNSLKDAMRVQDVATLTSIWRHALEAMRQDVQRQDVAVLVLQCIGSFISWIDINLIVNSEYISTIYAYLNYPKTRIACAQCLCEILSKKMKPGDKLQLLGMLSLTDKVLQLGDVEVEVHEQLAKLTSSVGLELSVILEQCHDDSSSAGSCSIANSADHQIIHQVAPLVLKFMNHEYDSVTQQTFPFISHYLTFLKRLFALGGKPGSAVALNSKKLPLDDDHRQFLTSLIIVCMNKMKFDETCSYDDEDEVEEFVETVRSKLKVFQDNIAVINPAIYMENISKHIKSLLLGNSWRDLELAIYQMHNFAESIRNNLFGLNKSAISQSQPAQLMTTFMQDILDNSAIFQSSNPLIQISFFELIVRHYNFISHTGKNDISILSIFCTPFSMFNDSEKVRLRSWYLFSRLIKVTKPRLDDESLSQLLSKLAPLLAVKLLPNVANDSEIDTTFDNQLYIFEGVGILIGAKAKEEYSILDGVLSPLFADLESCIAAPVKSPEIVVQAHHILMAIGTIARGVHAGLVPENQLNNPQVNAALVHKSLIEKFSNIAEVILVTFSYFNKYETIRDATRFSFARLTPILKNDIIPFSSRLISIFLESDLKTIEMNDFLGFLGQMVHTFHADDNCYQLFNNLFTPVIKKVFDLVAQVEQEGSLASGANTAPAVSKVANGKNVVITDSFRDKVQLKKAYYSFLQSFVSNNVTSLLLTTANRNILPLILSDLLSYTPAEIHETSSMKLSLNVLINFVKFFGTGRCADFKDRNANTFEPLEGLSEFFITKVVPLVFEIPFKPEYEFNIDDGSCLVLAADLSRLLKALYDVNGDPANNASLKYLTEAYFPQVQFPQELSMEFIQTLATADEKAFEKYFVSFIKRMRS, from the coding sequence AtgtcgcagcagctgcagcaggcggtAGAGATAGCGTACTCGTCCACGGCGGAGCCGGCGCTGAAGAAACAGGCGCTGGAGTACGTGCAGAACGTGAAGGCGGGGGCCGGGGCGGCGGAGGTGTTCGTGGGGTACCTGGGGGACGCGGGGACGAGCGATGTGGGGCGGTTCGTGGCGCTTCAGGCGCTGAGCGAGCTGGCGGGGGAGGGCGGGCCCGCGCGCCTGGCGTTTCTGAAGGACAGCGCGATGCGCGCGCTGCGAGGAGAGACGGGCGGGGTGTGGGGCGCGCCGGAGTACGTGCGGAATAAGACGGCGGAGTGGGTGTCGCGGCTGTTTTACGCGATGTACGGGGAGGTGAACGGGAACATGTGGAACAGCTTTTTCGAGGACGTGGCGCAGGCGACGGGGGTGGCAGGCCTGCGCGGCTCTGCAGCGGTGGAGTACAACGCGGCGGGACTGGATGCGTTTCTGCGCGTGTGCGCGGCGATCAACTCCGAGATCGGGGACCAGACGTTTGTGCGCTCAAAGGACGCGCAGGTGAAGAACAACAGCCTGAAGGATGCGATGCGGGTGCAGGATGTCGCGACGCTGACAAGCATATGGCGGCACGCGCTCGAGGCGATGCGGCAGGACGTGCAGAGGCAGGACGTGGCCGTTTTGGTGTTGCAGTGCATTGGCTCTTTTATTTCATGGATAGATATTAATTTGATCGTTAATTCCGAGTACATATCCACCATATATGCATACCTTAACTATCCGAAGACGAGGATAGCATGTGCGCAGTGCTTGTGTGAGATACTTTCCAAGAAGATGAAGCCGGGGGACAAACTGCAGCTTTTGGGGATGCTCAGCCTGACGGACAAGGTGCTGCAGCTGGGCGATGTCGAAGTGGAGGTGCATGAGCAGCTGGCAAAGCTGACGAGCTCGGTGGGGCTCGAGCTCTCTGTGATTCTGGAGCAGTGCCACGACGACTCCTCGTCCGCGGGCTCGTGCTCCATCGCGAATTCTGCGGACCACCAGATCATCCACCAGGTGGCACCGCTCGTGCTGAAGTTCATGAACCACGAGTACGACTCCGTGACACAACAGACGTTCCCGTTCATCTCGCACTATTTGACCTTTCTGAAGCGGCTTTTCGCGCTGGGCGGCAAACCGGGCAGCGCGGTCGCGCTCAACTCCAAGAAGCTGCCGCTGGACGACGACCATCGGCAGTTCTTGACCAGCCTGATAATTGTGTGCATGAACAAGATGAAGTTTGACGAAACTTGCAGCTAcgacgacgaagacgaGGTCGAGGAGTTTGTCGAGACCGTGCGCTCGAAGCTGAAGGTCTTCCAGGATAACATTGCTGTCATCAACCCGGCCATATACATGGAAAACATCTCCAAGCACATCAAGTCCTTGCTCCTGGGAAACAGCTGGAGAGACCTGGAGCTAGCCATCTACCAGATGCACAACTTCGCAGAGTCCATCAGGAACAACCTCTTTGGGCTCAATAAATCTGCGATCTCGCAGTCGCAGCCCGCACAACTGATGACGACCTTCATGCAAGACATCTTGGACAATTCCGCCATATTCCAGTCTTCCAACCCGCTAATCCAAATATCCTTCTTCGAATTAATAGTGCGGCATTACAACTTCATCAGCCATACAGGTAAGAATGACATCAGCATACTCAGCATATTCTGTACGCCTTTCAGTATGTTCAACGACAGCGAAAAAGTGAGGCTGCGGTCGTGGTACCTCTTCTCGCGATTAATCAAGGTCACCAAACCGAGACTCGATGACGAGTCGCTGTCGCAGCTGCTGTCCAAACTGGCGCCACTGCTTGCTGTGAAGTTGCTACCGAACGTGGCTAACGATTCCGAGATTGACACAACCTTCGATAACCAGCTCTATATCTTCGAGGGCGTGGGGATACTGATCGGCGCAAAAGCTAAGGAGGAGTATAGTATTCTGGACGGCGTCCTAAGTCCGTTGTTTGCAGATCTAGAATCATGCATAGCTGCTCCCGTTAAGTCACCTGAGATTGTCGTGCAAGCTCATCACATCTTGATGGCGATCGGGACGAtcgcgcgcggcgtccACGCAGGACTCGTCCCGGAAAACCAGCTCAACAATCCGCAGGTGAATGCTGCGCTGGTGCACAAGTCTCTCATCGAGAAATTCTCGAATATTGCAGAGGTCATCCTGGTTACATTCTCCTATTTCAACAAGTACGAAACGATCAGAGATGCGACGCGCTTCTCGTTCGCCCGTCTGACACCCATTCTGAAAAACGATATAATACCATTTTCCAGCAGGCTCATTTCGATCTTTTTGGAATCAGACCTGAAAACTATAGAGATGAACGACTTCTTGGGGTTCCTGGGCCAGATGGTCCACACCTTCCACGCGGACGACAACTGCTACCAGTTATTTAACAACCTGTTCACGCCCGTCATCAAAAAGGTCTTTGACCTAGTCGCCCAAGTGGAACAGGAAGGATCCCTTGCCTCTGGGGCTAACACTGCTCCCGCCGTCAGTAAGGTTGCAAACGGCAAAAATGTGGTGATTACGGACTCCTTCAGAGACAAGGTCCAGTTGAAGAAGGCCTACTACAGCTTTCTACAGTCGTTTGTCTCTAATAATGTGACGTCCTTGCTATTGACTACTGCTAACAGGAACATTCTTCCGCTTATCCTGTCCGATCTGTTGTCCTACACGCCCGCGGAGATTCACGAGACATCCTCCATGAAGCTGTCGCTCAACGTCCTGATCAACTTTGTCAAATTCTTCGGCACCGGCCGCTGCGCTGACTTCAAGGACCGCAACGCGAACACATTTGAGCCGCTGGAGGGCCTCAGTGAGTTCTTCATCACGAAGGTGGTCCCGCTTGTCTTCGAGATCCCCTTTAAGCCAGAGTACGAGTTCAACATCGACGACGGCAGCTGTCTGGTTCTCGCCGCAGACCTCTCGCGCCTGCTCAAGGCCCTCTACGACGTCAACGGCGACCCGGCCAACAACGCCTCTCTCAAGTACCTCACCGAGGCCTACTTTCCGCAAGTACAGTTCCCGCAAGAGCTCTCCAT
- the LIA1 gene encoding deoxyhypusine monooxygenase (Syntenic homolog of Saccharomyces cerevisiae YJR070C (LIA1)) — protein sequence MSTEFEKKMEEHIDSCSLEQLRDILVNKNGDAKLTNRFRALFNLKCVAEEFAQRPEEAQRAVEYICEAFADSSELLKHEVAYVLGQTGNLACAATLREVMLDHAQQCMVRHEASEALGALGDAASLGALERSRREDPSEEVRQTSELAIERIRWQASGAAATEQLQQSLYSSVDPAPPLSLEKDYDVPQLQALLNDQRAPLFERYRAMFRLRDIGSDEACYALASGFDDPSALFKHEIAYVFGQIGNPCVVPHLQEVLKREHEAPMVRHEAAEALGSIATDDVLPVLKRHLQDKDEVVRESAAIALDMYDYENSNELEYAPA from the coding sequence ATGTCTACCGAGTTCGAGAAGAAAATGGAGGAGCACATCGACTCCTGCTCACTGGAGCAACTCCGCGACATCCTGGTGAACAAAAACGGCGACGCCAAGCTCACCAACCGGTTCCGCGCACTGTTCAACCTCAAGTGCGTGGCCGAGGAGTTCGCGCAGCGCCCCGAGGaggcgcagcgcgcggtCGAGTACATCTGCGAGGCGTTCGCGGACAGCAgcgagctgctgaagcacGAGGTCGCGTACGTGCTGGGCCAGACCGGCAACCTCGCGTGCGCGGCGACGCTGCGCGAGGTGATGCTGGACCACGCGCAGCAGTGCATGGTGCGCCACGAGGCGTCCGAGGCGCTGGGCGCGCTGGGCGACGCCGCGTCGCTCGGCGCACTCGAGCGCTCGCGCCGCGAGGACCCCTCTGAGGAGGTGCGCCAGACGTCCGAGCTTGCCATCGAACGCATCCGCTGGCAGGCgtccggcgccgccgcgaccGAGCAACTGCAGCAGTCGCTGTACTCGTCCGTGGACCCCGCGCCGCCACTCTCGCTCGAGAAGGACTACGATgtgccgcagctgcaggcgctgctcaacgaccagcgcgcgccgctCTTCGAGCGCTACCGCGCAATGTTCCGCCTGCGCGACATCGGCTCCGACGAGGCCTGCTACGCGCTCGCGTCCGGCTTCGACGACCCCTCCGCGCTCTTCAAGCACGAGATCGCCTACGTCTTCGGCCAGATCGGCAACCCCTGCGTCGTCCCGCACCTGCAGGAGGTGCTCAAGCGCGAGCACGAGGCGCCCATGGTGCGCCACGAGGCCGCCGAGGCCCTCGGCTCCATCGCCACCGACGACGTCCTGCCCGTGCTCAAGCGCCACCTCCAGGACAAGGACGAGGTCGTGCGCGAGTCCGCGGCCATCGCCCTCGATATGTACGACTACGAGAACAGCAACGAGCTCGAGTACGCCCCGGCGTAG
- the NPA3 gene encoding GTPase NPA3 (Syntenic homolog of Saccharomyces cerevisiae YJR072C (NPA3)): MKTILCIGMAGSGKTTFMQRLNSHLHASKEPPYVINLDPAVLKVPYGANIDIRDSIKYKKVMSNYNLGPNGAIVTSLNLFSTKIDQVIGLVEKKQDKYQHCIVDTPGQIECFVWSASGSIITESFASTFPTVIAYIVDTPRNTSPTTFMSNMLYACSILYKTKLPMVVVFNKTDVQDASFAKEWMTDFEAFQEALRADQELNGEAGLGSGYMGSLINSMSLVLEEFYSQLDMVGVSSFTGEGVSDFLRAVDKKAEEYETDYKAEYQRLQAEKAQKEEARKEKSLEKLMKDLGVQDATKKPADTDDGVDVVSDIEEGEHDGIVPRDEDEDVEREYTFAGDQRLSGEVNEDTTPDLQQKYEDAMARTARSASSQTAENIARYIRQ; the protein is encoded by the coding sequence ATGAAGACTATCCTGTGTATCGGCATGGCCGGCTCCGGCAAAACCACCTTTATGCAGAGGCTGAATTCCCACCTGCATGCGTCGAAAGAACCGCCGTATGTGATAAACCTGGACCCGGCCGTTCTGAAGGTGCCATACGGAGCCAACATCGACATCAGAGACTCGATAAAGTATAAGAAGGTGATGAGCAACTACAACCTGGGGCCGAACGGGGCGATCGTGACCAGTTTGAACCTTTTCAGCACGAAAATCGACCAGGTGATCGGCCTCGTTGAGAAGAAGCAGGACAAGTACCAACATTGCATAGTGGACACGCCTGGCCAGATAGAGTGTTTTGTGTGGAGTGCATCGGGCTCCATCATCACGGAGTCGTTTGCCTCCACGTTCCCCACAGTTATCGCGTACATCGTAGACACGCCCAGAAACACATCGCCGACGACGTTTATGAGCAACATGCTGTACGCGTGCTCCATCCTGTACAAGACGAAGCTGCCCATGGTCGTGGTGTTCAACAAGACCGATGTGCAAGACGCTTCGTTTGCCAAGGAGTGGATGACGGACTTCGAAGCGTTCCAGGAGGCCCTGCGCGCAGACCAGGAGCTGAACGGCGAGGCCGGGCTCGGCTCTGGCTATATGGGGTCGCTCATCAACTCCATGTCGCTGGTGCTCGAGGAGTTCTACTCGCAGCTGGACATGGTCGGCGTCTCCAGCTTCACGGGCGAGGGCGTGTCCGACTTCCTGCGCGCGGTCGACAAGAAGGCGGAGGAGTACGAGACGGACTACAAGGCCGAGTATCAGAGACTGCAGGCCGAGAAGGCCCAGAAGGAGGAGGCCCGGAAGGAGAAGTCGTTGGAAAAGCTAATGAAGGATCTCGGCGTGCAGGATGCAACTAAGAAGCCCGCCGACACCGACGACGGTGTGGATGTGGTGAGTGACATCGAGGAAGGGGAGCACGACGGCATCGTGCCCCgcgacgaggacgaggacgtAGAGCGCGAGTACACGTTTGCCGGCGACCAGCGGCTCTCCGGCGAGGTCAACGAAGACACCACACCGGACCTGCAGCAGAAGTACGAGGATGCCATGGCGCGGACCGCCCGGTCTGCCAGCAGCCAGACCGCAGAGAACATCGCCCGCTACATCAGGCAGTAG
- a CDS encoding glycoside hydrolase family 125 protein (NOHBY642; No homolog in Saccharomyces cerevisiae; Syntenic homolog of Kluyveromyces lactis KLLA0B14168g) has product MKTRLSAIPGTPRRRQKMFLAGLVVWLVYMLLPWHRLEDDGVAAYETERAIEEELARAFASVPTTQKSVDECPNYGLYAKVPHYRNGAPKTPLNLPYQRPPKRCRTFTSASVDKFIREFVALLKDPDLAILFENTFPNTLDTTILWHVTSEESRELEQASEEIAGMPGRGHRRLARQKKAQPETFIVTGDIHAEWLRDSAWQLSVYQRFIKSDPALRELIKGAINTQAEYVKGNPYCNAFHPPPHSGVERGRSSIDDVLPLPNWEQVFECKYEIDSLASFLTLSRQYHENAPDDSRFDFITEDWLAAVKEIMKLVKAQSMSTFTDTGHVQPVTYKFQRSTKIASETLPLAGTGNPVNHNTGLVRSAFRPSDDATIFQFFVPGNAYIAVELEHLTAILQSYLGDDAAAAPARKMRSPFSTDILGLLEEARQLSARIRDGIMEHAVLEHPKFGRVFAYEVDGYGSHLFMDDANIPSLLSLPDLGFVSKDDAVYRNTRKMILSTEGNPYYLNGEHFQGIGGPHIGLHNAWPMSLLVRIRTSDDDEEIMHCLDMVMKNTGGLGLIHESVRAFHPDGLEYTRSWFAWANSEFAKTILDLAERKPHLIFNQEDAATKFRLETFLSQSASV; this is encoded by the coding sequence ATGAAAACTAGACTCTCTGCAATACCTGGTACACCCAGGAGGAGGCAAAAGATGTTTCTAGCTGGATTAGTTGTTTGGCTAGTTTATATGCTGCTACCCTGGCACCGGCTGGAGGACGATGGCGTTGCCGCCTACGAGACGGAGCGGGCCATagaggaggagctggcgcgggCGTTCGCCAGCGTACCGACGACCCAGAAGTCGGTGGACGAGTGCCCAAACTACGGGCTGTACGCGAAGGTGCCACACTACAGAAATGGCGCGCCGAAGACGCCGCTCAACCTTCCATACCAACGGCCGCCCAAGCGCTGCCGGACGTTTACGTCGGCGAGCGTGGACAAGTTTATCCGGGAGTTTGTGGCGCTCTTGAAGGACCCGGACCTCGCGATCCTGTTTGAGAACACGTTCCCCAACACGTTGGATACGACCATCTTGTGGCATGTGACCAGCGAGGAAAGCCGCGAGCTAGAGCAGGCCAGCGAGGAAATCGCGGGCATGCCGGGGCGCGGCCACCGACGGCTAGCCAGACAGAAAAAGGCGCAGCCGGAGACCTTCATCGTGACGGGGGATATCCACGCAGAGTGGCTCCGGGACTCGGCCTGGCAGCTTTCTGTGTACCAGCGGTTCATCAAGTCTGACCCGGCCTTGCGCGAGCTCATTAAGGGCGCGATCAACACACAAGCGGAGTATGTGAAAGGCAACCCCTACTGCAATGCATTCCACCCGCCGCCACACAGCGGGGTCgagcgcggccgcagctCCATCGACGACGTGCTCCCGCTGCCAAACTGGGAACAAGTGTTCGAGTGCAAGTACGAGATCGACTCGCTCGCCTCGTTCTTGACCCTTTCGCGCCAGTACCACGAGAACGCGCCCGACGACAGCAGATTCGACTTCATCACGGAGGACTGGCTAGCGGCCGTGAAGGAGATCATGAAGCTCGTCAAGGCGCAGTCGATGTCGACCTTCACGGACACCGGCCACGTGCAGCCGGTGACCTACAAATTCCAGCGGAGCACCAAGATCGCCTCCGAGACTTTGCCCTTGGCTGGTACAGGGAATCCAGTCAACCACAATACCGGCCTCGTGCGGTCCGCGTTCCGGCCGAGCGACGACGCCACCATCTTCCAGTTCTTCGTCCCCGGCAACGCCTACATCGCCGTCGAGTTGGAACACCTCACCGCCATCCTCCAGAGCTACTTGGGCGACgacgccgcggccgccccGGCCCGCAAGATGCGCAGCCCGTTCTCCACCGACATCCTGGGCTTGCTCGAGGAGGCGCGCCAGCTCTCGGCGCGTATCAGAGACGGCATCATGGAGCACGCCGTGCTCGAGCACCCCAAGTTCGGCCGGGTCTTCGCCTACGAGGTCGACGGCTACGGCAGTCACTTGTTCATGGACGACGCCAACATCCCCTCGCTTCTCTCACTCCCGGACCTCGGCTTCGTCTCCAAGGACGACGCCGTCTACCGCAACACGCGCAAGATGATCCTATCCACCGAGGGCAACCCGTACTACCTCAACGGGGAGCATTTCCAGGGCATCGGCGGCCCGCACATCGGCCTCCACAACGCCTGGCCGATGAGCTTGCTAGTCCGCATCCGTACCTCGGACGACGATGAGGAGATCATGCACTGTCTAGACATGGTCATGAAGAACACCGGCGGCCTTGGCCTCATCCACGAGTCCGTGAGAGCGTTCCACCCCGACGGCCTTGAGTACACCCGTTCCTGGTTCGCCTGGGCCAACTCGGAGTTCGCCAAGACCATCCTAGACCTTGCAGAGCGTAAGCCCCACCTCATATTCAACCAGGAGGACGCTGCTACGAAGTTTCGCTTGGAGACGTTTCTCTCGCAGAGCGCATCTGTATAG
- the OPI3 gene encoding bifunctional phosphatidyl-N-methylethanolamine N-methyltransferase/phosphatidyl-N-dimethylethanolamine N-methyltransferase (Syntenic homolog of Saccharomyces cerevisiae YJR073C (OPI3)), with product MGIKDLKLNDMLLDAVADINGDDRDFRMAVFFIVFNPLFWNIVAQVEYKTHFLTRLAGGARRGCYALAFVIFSLGLVRDYYFSRALKNQVTTAWLDQDAVRYAGAGLFVFGQVLVLSSMWRLGVTGTYLGDYFGILMEDRVTSFPFNVSDNPMYQGSTLTFLGTSLYYGKAAGVFAALLVNLMYTMALKLEEPFTAMIYAKRDEERAQKAK from the coding sequence ATGGGTATCAAGGATCTCAAGCTCAATGACATGCTGCTGGACGCAGTCGCGGACATCAATGGCGACGATCGCGACTTCCGCATGGCGGTGTTCTTCATTGTGTTCAACCCGTTGTTCTGGAACATCGTGGCGCAGGTCGAGTACAAGACGCACTTCTTGACGCGGCtggccggcggcgcgcggcgcgggtGCTACGCGCTGGCGTTTGTGATCTTCTCGCTCGGGCTGGTACGCGACTACTACTTCAGTCGCGCGCTGAAAAACCAGGTCACCACGGCGTGGCTCGACCAGGACGCAGTGCGCTacgcgggcgcggggcTGTTCGTGTTCGGGCAGGTGCTGGTCCTGTCGTCCATGTGGCGGCTGGGCGTGACGGGCACGTACCTGGGCGACTACTTCGGGATCTTGATGGAGGACCGCGTGACGTCGTTCCCCTTCAATGTCTCCGACAACCCCATGTACCAGGGCTCCACGCTGACGTTTCTCGGGACGTCGCTGTACTACGGAAAGGCCGCCGGCGTGTttgccgcgctgctggtcAACCTGATGTATACCATGGCCCTGAAGCTGGAGGAACCGTTCACGGCCATGATTTACGCCAAGCGCGACGAGGAGCGCGCCCAGAAGGCCAAATAG
- the EMC3 gene encoding ER membrane complex subunit EMC3 (Syntenic homolog of Saccharomyces cerevisiae YKL207W (AIM27)), which translates to MSLGACAAGADLTLDSRLKLWVLLPISVVMILVGVVRRYLMILLTSKVKSVPRATVTENQYISKAIAMLTNGSSLHEEAFRMRQEYLAGVLSEGKYLALKGKAAEPQNVLADPNMTEALMGMAKGNLAGYIPQTVIMWWVNYFFAGFVLMKLPFPLTMRFKEMLQSGVMTADLDARWVSSISWYFISMFGLDPVYNLLFGDEAASQSMMQQQMFVGGAVPGGPTPEALMKNYANDLTIAQHESCFDGIEDRVLQMYAA; encoded by the coding sequence ATGTCATTGGGAGCGTGCGCAGCGGGCGCAGATCTTACACTCGACTCGAGACTGAAGTTGTGGGTGCTGCTGCCCATATCCGTGGTGATGATTCTGGTGGGCGTCGTCCGGCGATACCTCATGATCCTGCTCACATCGAAGGTGAAGAGCGTGCCGCGGGCCACGGTCACCGAGAACCAGTACATCAGCAAGGCCATTGCCATGCTGACGAACGGGAGCAGCCTGCACGAAGAGGCCTTCCGGATGCGACAGGAATACCTGGCAGGCGTGCTGTCCGAGGGCAAGTACCTCGCGCTCAAGggcaaggcagcggagccACAGAACGTGCTGGCAGACCCGAACATGACGGAGGCGCTGATGGGCATGGCCAAAGGCAACCTGGCGGGGTACATTCCGCAGACGGTGATCATGTGGTGGGTGAACTACTTCTTCGCGGGGTTCGTGCTGATGAAGCTGCCCTTTCCGCTGACCATGCGGTTTAAGGAGATGCTGCAGAGCGGCGTTATGACAGCCGACCTGGACGCGCGGTGGGTCAGCAGCATCTCGTGGTACTTCATCTCGATGTTCGGCCTCGACCCCGTGTACAACCTGTTGTTCGGCGACGAGGCCGCGTCGCAGAGCAtgatgcagcagcagatgTTTGTGGGCGGTGCGGTGCCGGGGGGGCCGACTCCAGAGGCTCTCATGAAGAATTACGCTAACGATTTGACCATTGCCCAGCACGAGTCGTGTTTTGACGGGATCGAAGACAGGGTTCTGCAGATGTATGCGGCTTAG
- the HAM1 gene encoding nucleoside triphosphate pyrophosphohydrolase HAM1 (Syntenic homolog of Saccharomyces cerevisiae YJR069C (HAM1)), producing the protein MPNLVFVTGNANKLREVRQLLGGAALPYPLVNEPLDLDEVQAASLDAIALHKCRSAAARLPPGTPVFVEDTALCFDALGGLPGAYIKWYVQAMPLCDIASMLDAFPAKTARAVTTVAYCDAAGAFHTFSGTTTGRIVPPRGPTDFGWDAIFEPAGEDKTYAEMDKDKKNAISHRGKAFAAFREHLCSPSQRPPPPATA; encoded by the coding sequence ATGCCAAACCTCGTCTTCGTCACCGGCAACGCCAACAAGCTCCGCGAGgtccgccagctgctcggcggcgccgcgctTCCCTACCCGCTCGTCAACGAGCCCCTCGACCTCGACGAGGTCCAGGCCGCATCGCTCGACGCCATCGCGCTGCACAAGTGTcgcagcgccgccgcgcgcctgccgcccgGCACCCCCGTCTTCGTCGAGGATACCGCGCTTTGCTTCGACGCCCTCGGCGGCCTGCCGGGGGCCTACATTAAGTGGTACGTCCAGGCGATGCCTTTGTGCGACATCGCCTCCATGCTCGACGCCTTCCCGGCGAAGACCGCGCGCGCCGTCACCACCGTCGCCTACTGCGACGCCGCAGGCGCCTTCCACACCTTCTCCGGCACCACCACCGGCCGCATcgtgccgccgcgcggGCCCACCGATTTCGGCTGGGACGCCATCTTCGAGCCCGCCGGCGAAGACAAGACCTACGCAGAGATGGACAAAGACAAGAAAAACGCCATCTCGCACCGGGGCAAGGCCTTTGCGGCCTTCCGCGAGCACCTATGTAGCCCATcgcagcggccgccgccgccagcgaCCGCCTAG